A window of Corallococcus macrosporus DSM 14697 contains these coding sequences:
- a CDS encoding HEAT repeat domain-containing protein: MPVLAIGNIEKVRALAANARLLLVGGARASTVSRVTAFEPGTNKVLWSTELPSAVNALAVAGGQWAAAGADGTVRIGALSDGQVQFQLHDVHPGGVTALASSTDGALLFSAGADGAVRAWDWESTRKLHEWTASTQPLRAVAVDPSGTYAAGAGDDGVVHVFTVATGARRDMPGHEGAVRALAFTPRDGRLVSAGDDGKLRIWYLVGAVEFEVRGEKDTGHAGPVLALLFPPTPPAKPGEEEPGDRVWSAGSDGQVKVWRLDQRRKPRTLDAGGKPVQALAFAPPANPRVARTSLGSVFTGGDDRRTHRFGLSPDGAPAGDHDTSQHGIDLLTEAHKAGRPRREAAVREAAALEETEALDFLFQVLTSDKDAEVRRLAVRELADKGRTAARPRLRERLDDSHPMVRKAALEALVTLETESPLAAPRAALGSQHPEVRVLGLELLAKLGGTSPLVPGLIAGQLADSHGAVGLTALGALIQVMPGDGAEPLRTAFERGPALLKIDVLVRATAQGLLGHAQLQPLAARALDDADASVRQVAFTVRVMERRALAHALESRDEDFARGTKEVSRWLVQHARRAQGVAGTPPITDAELQAARAAMPAQGTTGAAITESDLEPLLAAMACRTPDTAVRGARGLAQLGDGRALGALLQLSREPDPAIRRVAASSLQALQDPRARERLVWMLDDENADVRASALDAVVALDGDAPLSSAEAALRSGHEDVRVRGLDRLVKLGPSTPGAEPLLGDALEDESGKVRGEAFRTLWAWNEKAPEKALDRALAGRFPDLRHRAVEVLAQRAAEGWALERLKKAVEDRDNGVATAAYDAWVKHVGKEHAEAHLAALATTHAPLREHAAKGAVHAPIEPLRSPLLKRVQDEEVPVAVAALEALDKLVPHENGPLLAGLAAAPLPVRIRAAELLAPRGAEDLIEPLRAFITDKDLERQYPPAFLVPLRIRAARALASLGSRRLLTFFATVLLPHELGDLQEQGARGLATAARRGDEGFLLDALSHANVAVRSWAADGLSRLGDARALPVLTGNLRHDHLPIRLGAILSFAALGPDGDGGLLHGLEDRTREVQELVFSIVLARDSRASRRGEPPDLLTSALSSGRPEVRYAAARALELRTEPDAARAQLAEALLPPRPEKVADMKDWPAEEDRVKYVIGLAEALSSLQPEQRYAAAQVLLLRDKPLEYFRHAKRVARPSTLDAPWKPETAPGTGPGQGAPAKNWLRRIFSAVKAESPAASAEATPQAERQHLRRLAFGAYVGLLRQVSSGDDESHRVRRDAVDRVVKLTQEGFAGTPAAVAALLRALEDPHQLVRKAALAGLKELFPAGSDEPLALALASLAPDVARAALDELATRGDAAKPRITAALNSPLTDVRRYAFELLEKLSPPGSLEPLLAALGSEHADLRVGVIERLAGANDPRVTEALGRAMASEHEDLRLRASELLAWRGDDRAVEVLSIFLRAENANLAKRATEALARLATPAAVAALAARLPAAPEPHERKRLVTALGNTRRPEALEVLARQCQTDTEGSIRSECVSAAMTVAGTDVKKRDVKRAVSFLRQVVKSFDVAVRQEAVRHLEHGAEAGQSELLVSLFPDRFPAVSGAAVEAYAKRVIEHGAPVEPLEAVLRGGSRELMLPAAEGVAFKGGASALRPLMLYARAGEDGQRERALLALGTLGDARALAELETVAAGGTAEAPVEPSMVSAAIEGLGRLAAKLPDGEERRRVEEKVEAAAVEGATLELQQAGVKGLRAIGGERARVKIEALLGDTGTALPVRLTAAQELGKLQDTAAEMALAAALDVQQQELRREARKALDVLFPNERTRVEFLAVASRYPDISAPAAAYLANEGDPALLVPRLATLDNVELRLGLRRGLARRGAMPVPEVVTLLGHDKPEAREEAALLVGTWTGEAREPGAVDLAALSRALVTAERRTATDWASAAPSKRATLSAAWERLLWAGSRLGTAGMADSARTLLQGGEAAAPGTVRQEAARALGRLAAPEGTLTLTGQAPAAVLANEKERAAAADTLRKSLVDPDARVRAAAADALAKLAPEHAAAWALAVKPFDAVAFGPMGARTSRELLATSEGRRLSVPTLLGARALEPLKSLASDAKPETRQDAWAALGRLGGDDAAKLLHEAAFDKSQTVELRKAAWRAHKRARRAAERARNRKEGNPS, encoded by the coding sequence ATGCCCGTACTCGCCATCGGCAACATCGAGAAGGTCCGTGCACTCGCGGCCAACGCGCGCCTGCTGCTCGTGGGCGGCGCTCGCGCGTCCACCGTCAGCCGTGTCACCGCGTTCGAGCCGGGCACCAACAAGGTGCTGTGGAGCACGGAGCTGCCCTCCGCGGTGAACGCGCTCGCCGTGGCCGGTGGCCAGTGGGCCGCGGCCGGCGCGGATGGCACCGTGCGCATCGGCGCGCTGTCCGACGGGCAGGTGCAGTTCCAGCTCCATGACGTGCACCCCGGCGGCGTCACGGCGCTGGCGTCCAGCACGGACGGCGCGCTCCTCTTCAGCGCGGGCGCGGACGGCGCGGTGCGCGCCTGGGACTGGGAGTCCACGCGCAAGCTGCACGAGTGGACGGCCTCCACGCAGCCCCTGCGCGCCGTGGCGGTTGACCCCTCCGGCACCTACGCGGCGGGCGCGGGTGACGACGGCGTGGTGCACGTCTTCACCGTGGCCACGGGCGCGCGGCGCGACATGCCGGGCCACGAGGGCGCGGTGCGCGCGCTGGCCTTCACGCCGCGCGACGGCCGGCTGGTGTCCGCGGGCGACGACGGCAAGCTGCGCATCTGGTACCTGGTGGGCGCGGTGGAGTTCGAGGTCCGCGGAGAGAAGGACACCGGCCACGCGGGCCCGGTGCTCGCCCTGCTGTTCCCGCCCACGCCCCCCGCCAAGCCGGGCGAGGAAGAGCCCGGTGACCGCGTGTGGTCCGCGGGCAGCGACGGCCAGGTCAAGGTCTGGCGCCTGGACCAGCGCCGCAAGCCGCGCACGCTGGACGCGGGCGGCAAGCCGGTGCAGGCGCTCGCCTTCGCGCCGCCCGCCAACCCGCGGGTGGCCCGGACGTCCCTGGGCTCCGTCTTCACGGGCGGGGATGACCGCCGCACGCACCGCTTCGGCCTCTCTCCGGATGGCGCGCCCGCGGGCGACCACGACACGTCCCAGCACGGCATCGACCTGCTGACGGAGGCCCACAAGGCGGGCCGCCCCCGCCGCGAGGCCGCGGTGCGCGAGGCCGCCGCGCTGGAGGAGACGGAGGCGCTGGACTTCCTCTTCCAGGTGCTCACCTCCGACAAGGACGCGGAGGTGCGGCGGCTGGCCGTGCGCGAGCTGGCGGACAAGGGCCGCACCGCCGCGCGCCCCAGGCTGCGCGAGCGGCTGGACGACTCGCACCCGATGGTGCGCAAGGCCGCGCTGGAGGCGCTCGTCACGCTGGAGACGGAGTCCCCGCTGGCCGCGCCGCGCGCGGCGCTGGGCTCGCAGCACCCGGAAGTGCGCGTGCTGGGCCTGGAGCTGCTGGCGAAGCTGGGCGGCACGTCTCCGCTGGTGCCGGGCCTCATCGCCGGACAGCTCGCGGACAGCCATGGCGCGGTCGGACTGACCGCGCTGGGCGCCCTCATCCAGGTGATGCCGGGTGACGGCGCCGAGCCGCTGCGCACCGCCTTCGAGCGCGGCCCGGCCCTGCTCAAAATCGATGTGCTCGTCCGCGCCACGGCGCAGGGGCTGCTCGGGCACGCGCAGCTCCAGCCCCTGGCCGCCCGCGCGCTGGATGACGCGGACGCCAGCGTGCGCCAGGTCGCCTTCACCGTGCGGGTGATGGAGCGCCGGGCGCTGGCCCACGCGCTGGAGTCGCGTGACGAGGACTTCGCCCGCGGCACCAAGGAGGTGTCCCGCTGGCTGGTCCAGCACGCGCGCCGGGCGCAGGGCGTCGCGGGCACCCCGCCCATCACCGACGCGGAGCTCCAGGCCGCGCGCGCCGCGATGCCCGCGCAGGGCACCACGGGCGCGGCCATCACGGAGAGCGACCTGGAGCCGCTGCTGGCCGCCATGGCCTGCCGCACGCCAGACACGGCCGTGCGCGGCGCGCGCGGGCTCGCGCAGCTCGGTGACGGGCGGGCGCTGGGCGCGCTCCTCCAGCTCTCCCGCGAGCCGGACCCCGCCATCCGCCGGGTGGCCGCCTCCTCCCTCCAGGCCCTCCAGGACCCGCGCGCCCGCGAGCGCCTGGTGTGGATGCTGGACGACGAGAACGCGGACGTGCGCGCCTCCGCGCTGGACGCGGTGGTGGCGCTGGACGGGGACGCGCCGCTCTCCTCGGCGGAGGCCGCCCTGCGCTCCGGCCACGAGGACGTGCGCGTGCGCGGCCTGGACCGGCTGGTGAAGCTGGGCCCGTCCACGCCGGGCGCCGAGCCGCTGCTGGGCGACGCGCTGGAGGACGAGTCCGGCAAGGTGCGCGGCGAGGCCTTCCGCACGCTGTGGGCCTGGAACGAGAAGGCGCCGGAGAAGGCGCTGGACCGGGCGCTGGCGGGCCGCTTCCCCGACCTGCGCCACCGCGCGGTGGAGGTGCTGGCGCAGCGCGCCGCCGAGGGCTGGGCGCTGGAGCGGCTGAAGAAGGCCGTGGAGGACCGCGACAACGGCGTGGCCACCGCCGCGTACGACGCGTGGGTGAAGCACGTGGGCAAGGAGCACGCGGAGGCCCACCTGGCGGCGCTGGCCACCACGCACGCGCCGCTGCGGGAGCACGCCGCGAAGGGCGCCGTCCACGCCCCCATCGAACCGCTGCGCTCGCCGCTGCTCAAGCGCGTGCAGGACGAGGAGGTCCCCGTCGCCGTGGCCGCGCTGGAGGCGCTGGACAAGCTGGTGCCCCACGAGAACGGGCCCCTGCTGGCCGGGCTCGCCGCGGCGCCGCTGCCGGTGCGCATCCGCGCCGCGGAGCTGCTGGCCCCGCGCGGCGCCGAGGACCTCATCGAGCCGCTGCGCGCGTTCATCACCGACAAGGACCTGGAGCGGCAATACCCTCCGGCCTTCCTGGTGCCGCTGCGCATCCGCGCCGCGCGGGCCCTGGCCTCGCTGGGCTCGCGGCGCCTGCTCACCTTCTTCGCCACCGTGCTGCTGCCGCACGAGCTGGGTGACCTGCAGGAGCAGGGCGCCCGCGGGCTCGCCACCGCCGCCCGCCGCGGTGACGAGGGCTTCCTGCTGGACGCCCTGAGCCACGCCAACGTGGCGGTGCGCTCCTGGGCCGCGGACGGCCTGTCCCGCCTGGGTGACGCGCGCGCCCTGCCGGTGCTCACCGGCAACCTGCGCCACGACCACCTCCCCATCCGGCTGGGCGCCATCCTGTCCTTCGCGGCCCTGGGGCCGGACGGCGACGGTGGCCTGCTGCACGGCCTGGAGGACCGCACCCGCGAGGTGCAGGAGCTGGTGTTCTCCATCGTCCTCGCTCGGGATTCGCGCGCCAGCCGCCGGGGCGAGCCGCCCGACCTGCTCACCAGCGCCCTCTCCAGCGGCCGGCCGGAGGTCCGCTACGCCGCCGCCCGCGCGCTGGAGCTGCGCACGGAGCCGGACGCGGCGCGGGCCCAGCTCGCGGAGGCCCTGCTCCCGCCCCGGCCCGAGAAGGTGGCCGACATGAAGGACTGGCCGGCCGAAGAGGACCGCGTGAAGTATGTCATCGGGCTCGCCGAGGCCCTGTCCAGCCTCCAGCCCGAGCAGCGCTACGCGGCGGCCCAGGTGCTGCTGCTGCGCGACAAGCCGCTGGAGTACTTCCGCCACGCGAAGCGGGTGGCGCGGCCGAGCACGCTGGACGCGCCCTGGAAGCCGGAGACGGCGCCGGGCACCGGCCCCGGGCAGGGCGCGCCCGCGAAGAACTGGCTGCGGCGCATCTTCTCAGCGGTGAAGGCTGAGTCCCCCGCCGCCTCGGCCGAGGCCACCCCCCAGGCCGAGCGGCAGCACCTGCGCCGGCTGGCCTTCGGCGCCTATGTCGGCCTGCTGCGGCAGGTGTCGTCGGGCGACGACGAGAGCCACCGCGTGCGCCGCGACGCGGTGGACCGCGTGGTGAAGCTCACGCAGGAAGGCTTCGCCGGCACGCCCGCCGCGGTGGCCGCCCTGCTGCGCGCCCTGGAGGACCCGCACCAGCTCGTGCGCAAGGCCGCGCTGGCCGGGCTGAAGGAGCTCTTCCCCGCCGGCAGCGACGAGCCGCTCGCGCTGGCCCTGGCCTCGCTGGCGCCGGACGTGGCGCGCGCCGCGCTGGACGAGCTGGCCACGCGAGGTGACGCCGCGAAGCCGCGCATCACCGCCGCGCTGAACTCGCCGCTGACGGACGTGCGCCGCTACGCCTTCGAGCTGCTGGAGAAGCTCAGCCCGCCCGGCAGCCTGGAGCCGCTGCTGGCCGCGCTGGGCAGCGAGCACGCCGACCTGCGCGTGGGCGTCATCGAGCGGCTGGCGGGCGCCAACGACCCGCGCGTCACCGAGGCGCTGGGCCGCGCCATGGCCAGCGAGCACGAGGATTTGCGCCTGCGCGCCTCGGAGTTGCTGGCGTGGCGCGGGGACGACCGCGCGGTGGAGGTGCTCTCCATCTTCCTGCGCGCGGAGAACGCCAACCTCGCGAAGCGCGCCACGGAGGCCCTGGCCCGGCTGGCCACGCCCGCCGCGGTGGCCGCGCTGGCCGCCCGGCTGCCCGCGGCCCCGGAGCCCCACGAGCGCAAGCGGCTGGTGACGGCCCTGGGCAACACGCGCCGTCCCGAGGCGCTGGAGGTGCTGGCCCGCCAGTGCCAGACGGACACGGAGGGCAGCATTCGCAGTGAGTGTGTCAGCGCCGCCATGACGGTGGCCGGCACCGACGTGAAGAAGCGCGACGTGAAGCGGGCCGTGTCCTTCCTGCGGCAGGTGGTGAAGAGCTTCGACGTCGCCGTGCGGCAAGAGGCCGTGCGGCACCTGGAGCACGGCGCGGAGGCCGGCCAGTCGGAGCTGCTGGTCAGCCTCTTCCCGGACCGCTTCCCCGCCGTGAGCGGCGCGGCGGTGGAGGCCTACGCGAAGCGCGTCATCGAGCACGGCGCCCCGGTGGAGCCCCTGGAGGCGGTGCTGCGCGGCGGCTCGCGCGAGCTGATGCTGCCGGCCGCGGAGGGCGTGGCCTTCAAGGGCGGCGCCAGCGCGCTGCGGCCCCTGATGCTGTACGCCCGCGCGGGCGAGGACGGCCAGCGCGAGCGGGCCCTGCTGGCCCTGGGCACGCTGGGTGACGCGCGCGCCCTGGCGGAGCTGGAGACGGTGGCCGCGGGCGGCACGGCGGAGGCGCCCGTGGAGCCGAGCATGGTGTCGGCCGCCATCGAGGGCCTGGGCCGGCTCGCCGCGAAGCTGCCGGACGGCGAGGAGCGCCGCCGCGTCGAGGAGAAGGTCGAGGCCGCCGCGGTGGAGGGCGCCACGCTGGAGCTGCAGCAGGCCGGCGTGAAGGGACTGCGCGCCATCGGCGGCGAGCGCGCGCGGGTGAAGATTGAGGCGCTGCTCGGTGACACGGGCACGGCGCTGCCGGTGCGCCTGACGGCCGCCCAGGAGCTGGGGAAGCTCCAGGACACCGCCGCAGAGATGGCCCTGGCCGCCGCGCTGGACGTACAGCAGCAGGAGCTGCGCCGGGAGGCGCGCAAGGCGCTCGACGTGCTGTTCCCCAACGAGCGCACGCGGGTGGAGTTCCTCGCCGTCGCCAGCCGCTACCCGGACATCTCCGCGCCCGCCGCGGCCTACCTGGCCAACGAGGGAGACCCGGCGCTGCTGGTGCCCCGGCTGGCCACGCTGGACAACGTGGAGCTGCGGCTGGGCCTGCGGCGGGGGCTCGCGCGCCGAGGCGCCATGCCCGTGCCGGAGGTGGTGACGCTGCTGGGCCACGACAAGCCGGAGGCCCGCGAGGAGGCCGCGCTGCTGGTGGGCACCTGGACGGGCGAGGCCCGCGAGCCCGGCGCGGTGGACCTGGCCGCGCTGTCCCGCGCGCTGGTGACGGCCGAGCGCCGCACCGCCACCGACTGGGCCTCCGCCGCGCCTTCCAAGCGCGCCACGCTGAGCGCCGCCTGGGAGCGCCTCCTGTGGGCGGGCTCCCGGCTGGGCACCGCGGGCATGGCCGACTCCGCGCGAACCCTGCTCCAGGGTGGAGAGGCGGCGGCCCCGGGCACCGTGCGACAGGAGGCCGCGCGCGCCCTGGGCCGGCTGGCCGCGCCGGAGGGCACGCTGACGCTCACCGGACAGGCGCCGGCCGCGGTGCTGGCGAACGAGAAGGAGCGCGCCGCCGCGGCGGACACGCTGCGCAAGTCGCTGGTGGACCCGGACGCGCGGGTGCGGGCGGCGGCGGCGGACGCGCTGGCGAAGCTCGCTCCCGAGCACGCCGCCGCGTGGGCGCTGGCGGTGAAGCCCTTCGACGCGGTGGCCTTCGGCCCCATGGGCGCCCGGACATCGCGGGAGCTGCTGGCCACCTCCGAGGGCCGCCGGCTGTCGGTGCCCACGCTGCTGGGCGCCCGCGCGCTGGAGCCGCTGAAGTCCCTGGCCAGCGACGCGAAGCCGGAGACGCGGCAGGACGCGTGGGCCGCGCTGGGCCGGCTGGGCGGAGACGACGCGGCGAAGCTGCTGCACGAGGCCGCCTTCGACAAGTCGCAAACCGTGGAGCTGCGCAAGGCCGCGTGGCGCGCCCACAAACGTGCACGCCGGGCCGCTGAGCGCGCCCGGAACCGGAAGGAAGGGAACCCGTCGTGA
- a CDS encoding JmjC domain-containing protein, translating to MLLDELLNGFPRERFLQEHYQRRPFTGASAAERLQRLGTWETIDFLVEETACDVLLARQGVPYPGGRPTTAKAARELFAQGYTLALRQPDLHHPELAQLARAFSSELHGRINLHIYCTPAGHHGFGWHCDPEEVFILQTAGRKEYLLRENTLHPVPLPESVPSGSLAAQEKTPVETHSLGAGGIIYIPGGYWHMAQAPEEALSISMGLMPPTLLDLLDGVRATLASSPVWRRRMPSLGRASTLDDPRKLELLRTLLSELSGELQRQLAEPGYPLRFLAQTARFYLRSTGIRGSGR from the coding sequence ATGCTGCTCGATGAACTGCTGAATGGCTTTCCGCGGGAGCGCTTCCTCCAGGAGCACTACCAGCGGCGTCCCTTCACCGGCGCCTCCGCCGCGGAGCGCCTCCAGCGCCTGGGGACGTGGGAGACCATCGACTTCCTCGTGGAGGAGACGGCCTGCGACGTGCTGCTCGCGCGCCAGGGCGTGCCCTACCCGGGAGGGCGGCCGACGACGGCGAAGGCGGCGCGGGAGCTGTTCGCGCAGGGCTACACGCTGGCGCTGCGGCAGCCGGACCTGCACCACCCGGAGCTGGCGCAGCTCGCGCGCGCCTTCAGCTCGGAGCTGCACGGCCGCATCAACCTGCACATCTACTGCACGCCCGCGGGGCACCACGGCTTCGGCTGGCACTGCGACCCGGAGGAGGTGTTCATCCTCCAGACGGCGGGCCGCAAGGAGTACCTGCTGCGGGAGAACACGCTCCACCCCGTGCCCCTGCCGGAGTCCGTCCCCAGCGGCTCCCTGGCCGCGCAGGAGAAGACGCCGGTGGAGACGCACTCGCTGGGCGCCGGGGGCATCATCTACATCCCGGGCGGGTACTGGCACATGGCGCAGGCGCCCGAGGAGGCGCTGTCCATCTCCATGGGCTTGATGCCGCCCACGCTGCTGGACCTGCTCGACGGGGTGAGGGCCACGCTGGCCAGCAGCCCGGTGTGGCGGCGACGGATGCCCTCGCTGGGGCGCGCGTCCACGCTGGATGACCCGAGAAAGCTGGAGCTGCTGCGCACGCTGCTGTCGGAGCTGAGCGGTGAGCTGCAGCGCCAGCTCGCCGAGCCCGGCTACCCGCTGCGTTTCCTCGCGCAGACGGCCCGATTCTATCTGCGCTCCACGGGAATCCGGGGCAGCGGGCGTTGA
- a CDS encoding phospholipid scramblase-related protein: MSDKPSLADTTELELDWRGREPRKQEGPASAALEPLAEVQVPSGAGKGLPGDPRHMSTELNLALRHMMEAPGLRMRQFREGMEIIFGAQTRNRYEVCDEMGRVALYVEEEARGFGAMLRRTFWPFYKARMECMTPGGIVALVVERPWSFIFTKADIFAWDGRLMARIQQRFTLLGRQLDLVTPGGAVIATVKGPLLRPWTFRVFQNDLEVAVVRKRWSGLFQEAFSSADTFTLDFMPQCADFRLRQLVLAVALLVDLTYFENNSSRSAVGPGMDLLDVLMFWKR, encoded by the coding sequence ATGAGCGACAAGCCCTCCCTGGCGGACACCACCGAGCTGGAGCTGGACTGGCGCGGGCGCGAGCCCCGCAAGCAGGAGGGCCCCGCCAGCGCGGCCCTGGAGCCGCTGGCCGAGGTCCAGGTGCCGTCCGGCGCGGGCAAGGGGCTCCCGGGGGACCCGCGCCACATGAGCACCGAGCTGAACCTGGCCCTGCGGCACATGATGGAGGCGCCAGGGCTGCGCATGCGGCAGTTCCGCGAGGGCATGGAGATCATCTTCGGGGCCCAGACGCGCAACCGCTACGAGGTCTGCGACGAGATGGGGCGCGTCGCGCTGTACGTGGAGGAAGAGGCCCGTGGCTTTGGCGCCATGCTCCGCCGGACCTTCTGGCCCTTCTACAAGGCCCGGATGGAGTGCATGACGCCTGGCGGTATCGTGGCGCTCGTGGTGGAGCGCCCGTGGAGCTTCATCTTCACGAAGGCGGACATCTTCGCGTGGGACGGCAGGTTGATGGCGCGCATCCAGCAGCGCTTCACCCTGCTGGGGCGCCAGTTGGACCTCGTCACGCCCGGCGGCGCCGTCATCGCCACCGTGAAGGGGCCGCTCCTCAGACCCTGGACCTTCCGCGTCTTCCAGAACGACCTGGAAGTGGCCGTCGTCCGCAAGCGCTGGAGTGGCCTCTTCCAGGAGGCCTTCAGCAGCGCGGACACCTTCACGCTCGACTTCATGCCCCAGTGCGCCGACTTCCGGCTGCGGCAGCTCGTGCTGGCCGTCGCCCTGCTCGTCGACCTGACGTACTTCGAGAACAACAGCTCCCGCTCCGCCGTGGGCCCCGGGATGGACCTGCTCGACGTGTTGATGTTCTGGAAGAGGTAG